From Neisseria musculi, the proteins below share one genomic window:
- the rpoB gene encoding DNA-directed RNA polymerase subunit beta: MSYSFTEKKRIRKSFAKRANVLEVPFLLATQLDSYSKFLQLDKPFDKRSEEGLQAAFNSIFPIVSHNGYARLEFVHYTLGEPLFDIPECQLRGITYAAPLRARIRLVILDKEASKPTVKEVRENEVYMGEIPLMTPSGSFVINGTERVIVSQLHRSPGVFFEHDRGKTHSSGKLLFSARIIPYRGSWLDFEFDPKDLLYFRIDRRRKMPVTILLKALGYNNEQILDTFYDKETFYLSKNGVQTDLIAGRLKGETAKFDIVDKEGNVLVVKGKRITAKNIRDIGNAGLTRLDVDQESLLGRVLAADLIVPDTGEVLAVANDEITEELLAKFDIHAIEKIETLYINELGQGGYISNTLRADETADQQAARVAIYRMMRPGEPPTEEAVELLFNRLFFSEDSYDLSRVGRMKFNTRTYEQKLGEAQAESWYGRLLNQTFTGAAEKGGYVLSVEDIVASIATLVELRNGHGEVDDIDHLGNRRVRSVGELTENQFRSGLARVERAVKERLNQAESENLMPHDLINAKPVSAAIKEFFGSSQLSQFMDQTNPLSEITHKRRVSALGPGGLTRERAGFEVRDVHPTHYGRVCPIETPEGPNIGLINSLSVFARTNEYGFLETPYRRVVEGRVTNEIDYLSAIEEGRYVIAQANAELDSDGRLTGDLITCREKGETIMATADRVQYMDVATGQVVSVAASLIPFLEHDDANRALMGANMQRQAVPCLRPEKPMVGTGIERSVAVDSATAIVARRGGVVEYVDANRIVVRVHDDEATAGEVGVDIYNLVKFTRSNQSTNINQRPVVKAGDVLQRGDVVADGASTDLGELALGQNMTIAFMPWNGYNYEDSILISEKVAADDRYTSIHIEELNVVARDTKLGAEDITRDIPNLSERMQNRLDESGIVYIGAEVEAGDVLVGKVTPKGETQLTPEEKLLRAIFGEKASDVKDTSLRMPTGMSGTVIDVQVFTREGIQRDKRAQSIIDAELKRYRQDLSDQLRIFDNDAFSRIERMIVGQKANGGPLKLAKGSKITAEYLASLPSKHDWFDIRLSDEPLAKQLELIKVSLQQKREEAEELYEIKKKKLTQGDELQPGVQKMVKVFIAIKRRLQAGDKMAGRHGNKGVVSRILPVEDMPYMADGRPVDIVLNPLGVPSRMNIGQILEVHLGWAAKGIGERIERMLAEQRKTGEIRAFLNQLYNGSGKRENLDELSDDEILELAANLKHGATFASPVFDGAKENEIYSMLDLAYPDSDAEVQKLGFNDSKTQITLYDGRSGEAFDRKVTVGVMHYLKLHHLVDEKMHARSTGPYSLVTQQPLGGKAQFGGQRFGEMEVWALEAYGAAYTLQEMLTVKSDDVTGRTKMYENIVKGEHKIDAGMPESFNVLVKEIRSLGLDIDLERY; the protein is encoded by the coding sequence ATGAGTTATTCTTTTACTGAGAAAAAACGCATCCGTAAGAGTTTTGCCAAACGGGCTAACGTGTTGGAGGTGCCGTTTTTGTTGGCTACCCAGCTGGACTCTTATTCTAAATTTTTGCAGCTGGACAAGCCTTTTGACAAACGTAGCGAAGAAGGTCTCCAGGCGGCCTTTAATTCAATTTTTCCGATTGTTAGCCACAACGGTTACGCACGTTTGGAATTTGTGCATTACACCTTGGGTGAACCGTTGTTCGATATTCCTGAGTGCCAATTGCGCGGTATCACTTATGCAGCCCCGTTGCGTGCGCGAATCCGTCTGGTGATTTTAGACAAAGAAGCTTCCAAGCCCACAGTAAAAGAAGTGCGTGAAAACGAGGTGTATATGGGGGAAATCCCGCTGATGACACCCAGCGGTTCGTTTGTGATTAACGGTACCGAGCGTGTGATCGTGTCGCAGCTTCACCGCTCTCCGGGGGTGTTTTTCGAGCACGACCGCGGCAAAACCCATTCTTCCGGCAAATTGCTTTTTTCTGCCCGTATCATTCCCTACCGCGGCTCTTGGTTGGATTTCGAGTTTGATCCGAAAGATTTACTGTATTTCCGTATTGACCGCCGCCGCAAGATGCCGGTAACGATTCTGCTCAAAGCCTTAGGCTACAATAACGAGCAGATTCTCGATACTTTCTACGATAAAGAAACATTTTACTTGTCTAAAAACGGCGTACAAACAGATTTGATTGCAGGCCGTCTGAAAGGGGAAACTGCCAAATTCGATATTGTCGATAAAGAAGGCAACGTATTGGTTGTCAAGGGAAAACGCATTACTGCGAAAAATATCCGCGATATAGGTAATGCGGGTCTTACCCGTTTGGATGTGGATCAGGAAAGCCTGTTGGGCAGAGTGTTGGCTGCCGATTTAATCGTACCCGACACAGGTGAAGTGCTGGCAGTTGCCAATGACGAAATCACCGAAGAACTGCTGGCAAAATTCGATATTCACGCTATTGAGAAAATTGAAACCCTGTATATTAATGAGTTGGGGCAGGGCGGTTACATTTCCAATACTTTGCGTGCTGACGAAACCGCCGACCAGCAGGCGGCGCGCGTGGCGATTTACCGTATGATGCGCCCGGGCGAACCGCCTACCGAAGAGGCCGTAGAATTGCTGTTTAACCGGCTGTTTTTTAGTGAAGACAGTTACGATTTGTCGCGTGTGGGCCGTATGAAGTTCAACACCCGTACTTACGAGCAGAAGTTGGGCGAAGCGCAGGCCGAATCATGGTATGGCCGCCTGTTGAACCAAACTTTTACCGGAGCGGCCGAAAAGGGCGGCTATGTGCTGAGTGTGGAAGACATTGTGGCTTCTATCGCCACTTTGGTAGAGTTGCGCAACGGTCACGGCGAAGTGGACGATATCGACCACTTGGGCAACCGCCGCGTGCGCTCGGTCGGCGAATTGACTGAAAACCAGTTCCGCAGCGGCTTGGCGCGTGTGGAGCGTGCAGTGAAAGAGCGTTTGAACCAAGCGGAATCAGAAAACTTGATGCCGCACGATTTGATTAATGCCAAACCCGTTTCTGCAGCGATTAAAGAGTTTTTCGGCTCCAGCCAACTGAGCCAGTTTATGGATCAAACCAACCCTCTTTCGGAAATCACCCACAAACGCCGTGTATCGGCGCTCGGTCCGGGCGGCTTAACCCGCGAGCGCGCAGGCTTTGAGGTGCGCGATGTACACCCGACCCACTACGGGCGCGTGTGTCCGATTGAAACGCCCGAAGGGCCGAACATCGGCTTGATCAATTCGCTGTCGGTATTTGCCCGCACTAACGAATACGGCTTCTTGGAAACCCCTTACCGCCGGGTGGTGGAAGGCAGGGTTACAAATGAAATCGATTACTTGTCGGCCATTGAAGAGGGGCGTTATGTGATTGCGCAGGCCAATGCCGAATTGGATTCAGACGGCCGTTTGACCGGTGATTTGATTACCTGCCGTGAAAAAGGCGAAACCATTATGGCCACTGCCGACCGTGTGCAATATATGGATGTGGCGACCGGCCAAGTGGTCTCTGTGGCTGCTTCGCTGATTCCGTTTCTGGAACACGACGATGCCAACCGCGCCTTGATGGGGGCGAATATGCAGCGTCAGGCAGTGCCGTGCCTGCGTCCTGAAAAACCGATGGTCGGCACCGGTATCGAGCGTTCGGTGGCTGTCGATTCCGCCACCGCCATTGTGGCCCGCAGGGGCGGCGTGGTGGAGTATGTGGATGCCAACCGTATTGTCGTGCGCGTACACGATGATGAAGCCACGGCGGGCGAAGTGGGGGTGGATATTTACAACCTGGTGAAATTCACCCGCTCCAACCAATCGACCAATATCAACCAACGCCCGGTGGTGAAAGCGGGCGATGTATTGCAGCGCGGTGATGTGGTGGCCGATGGAGCATCCACCGATTTGGGCGAGCTGGCTTTGGGTCAAAATATGACCATCGCCTTCATGCCGTGGAACGGTTACAACTATGAAGATTCGATTCTGATTTCAGAAAAAGTCGCTGCGGATGACCGCTACACCTCCATCCACATCGAAGAATTGAATGTGGTGGCGCGGGATACCAAATTGGGTGCGGAAGACATTACCCGCGATATTCCCAACCTGTCGGAGCGGATGCAAAACCGTTTGGACGAATCGGGTATTGTGTATATCGGTGCCGAAGTAGAGGCCGGCGATGTGCTGGTAGGTAAAGTTACCCCCAAAGGCGAAACCCAGCTTACTCCCGAAGAAAAACTGCTGCGTGCCATTTTCGGTGAAAAAGCTTCCGATGTGAAAGACACTTCGCTGCGTATGCCCACCGGTATGAGCGGCACGGTGATTGATGTGCAGGTGTTTACCCGCGAAGGCATCCAGCGCGACAAACGCGCCCAATCGATTATCGATGCCGAGCTCAAACGCTACCGCCAGGATCTGAGCGACCAGCTGCGTATTTTCGACAACGATGCTTTCAGCCGTATCGAGCGCATGATAGTCGGACAGAAAGCCAACGGCGGCCCGCTGAAGTTGGCCAAAGGCAGCAAAATTACTGCCGAATATCTGGCTTCGTTGCCGAGCAAGCATGATTGGTTTGATATCCGTTTGAGCGATGAACCGCTGGCCAAACAGCTCGAGCTGATTAAAGTCAGCCTGCAGCAAAAACGCGAAGAAGCCGAAGAACTGTATGAGATTAAAAAGAAAAAGCTGACCCAGGGCGATGAATTGCAGCCCGGCGTGCAAAAAATGGTGAAAGTGTTTATCGCCATCAAACGCCGCCTGCAGGCAGGCGACAAAATGGCAGGCCGTCACGGCAACAAAGGCGTGGTATCGCGCATTCTGCCTGTGGAAGATATGCCCTACATGGCAGACGGTCGTCCTGTGGACATCGTGTTGAATCCGTTGGGCGTACCCAGCCGTATGAATATTGGCCAGATTCTCGAAGTGCATTTGGGCTGGGCGGCAAAAGGCATCGGCGAGCGTATCGAGCGTATGCTGGCCGAACAGCGCAAAACGGGCGAAATCCGCGCCTTCTTAAACCAGCTGTATAACGGCAGCGGCAAGCGGGAAAACCTCGATGAGTTGAGCGATGATGAAATTCTAGAGTTGGCCGCCAATTTGAAGCACGGCGCCACTTTTGCTTCGCCGGTGTTTGACGGTGCCAAAGAAAACGAAATCTACAGTATGTTGGATTTGGCCTATCCGGATAGTGATGCAGAAGTGCAGAAACTCGGCTTCAACGACAGCAAAACCCAGATTACCCTGTATGACGGCCGTTCCGGCGAAGCGTTCGACCGCAAAGTAACGGTGGGTGTGATGCACTACCTGAAACTGCACCACTTGGTAGACGAAAAAATGCACGCCCGCTCAACCGGCCCCTACAGCCTGGTTACCCAACAGCCGCTGGGCGGCAAGGCGCAGTTCGGCGGCCAGCGTTTCGGTGAGATGGAGGTATGGGCGCTTGAGGCCTACGGCGCAGCCTATACCTTGCAAGAGATGCTGACCGTGAAGTCCGATGATGTAACAGGCCGCACCAAAATGTATGAAAATATTGTGAAAGGCGAGCATAAAATCGATGCCGGTATGCCTGAATCGTTCAACGTATTGGTTAAAGAAATCCGCTCGCTGGGCTTGGATATCGATTTGGAACGTTATTGA
- the rplL gene encoding 50S ribosomal protein L7/L12 → MAITKEDILEAVGSLTVMELNDLVKAFEEKFGVSAAAVAVAGPAGAATGAAAEEKTEFDVILAAAGDQKVGVIKVVRAITGLGLKEAKDMVDGAPKAVKEGVSKAEAEDIQKQLEEAGAKVEIK, encoded by the coding sequence ATGGCTATTACTAAAGAAGACATTTTGGAAGCTGTTGGTTCTTTAACTGTTATGGAATTGAACGACTTGGTTAAAGCTTTTGAAGAAAAATTCGGTGTGTCTGCCGCTGCTGTTGCTGTTGCAGGCCCTGCCGGTGCCGCTACAGGTGCCGCCGCTGAAGAGAAAACTGAGTTTGACGTTATCTTGGCTGCTGCCGGTGACCAGAAAGTAGGCGTGATTAAGGTGGTTCGTGCCATTACAGGCTTGGGCTTGAAAGAAGCTAAAGATATGGTTGACGGTGCTCCCAAAGCTGTTAAAGAGGGGGTTTCTAAAGCTGAAGCTGAAGATATCCAGAAACAGCTGGAAGAAGCCGGTGCAAAAGTTGAAATTAAATAA
- the rplJ gene encoding 50S ribosomal protein L10, with protein sequence MSLNIETKKVAVEEISAAIAHAQTLVVAEYRGISVASMTELRANARKEGVYLRVLKNTLARRAVEGTSFAGLADQMTGPLVYAASEDAVAAAKVLHQFAKKDDKIIIKAGSYNGNVLNAAEVSELASIPSREELLSKLLFVMQAPVSGFARALAALAEKKVAEEAA encoded by the coding sequence TTGAGTCTCAATATTGAAACCAAGAAGGTGGCCGTTGAAGAGATTAGTGCTGCGATTGCTCATGCACAAACTTTGGTGGTTGCCGAGTATCGCGGTATCAGTGTTGCCAGCATGACAGAGCTTCGTGCCAATGCTCGTAAAGAAGGCGTGTATTTGCGCGTTCTGAAAAATACATTGGCCCGTCGCGCAGTAGAAGGTACTTCATTTGCAGGTTTGGCAGACCAAATGACAGGTCCGTTGGTTTACGCCGCTTCTGAAGATGCTGTAGCCGCTGCAAAAGTGCTGCATCAGTTCGCGAAAAAAGACGACAAAATCATTATCAAAGCCGGGTCTTACAATGGCAATGTATTGAATGCTGCCGAAGTAAGCGAGTTAGCATCCATTCCAAGCCGTGAAGAGCTGTTGTCCAAACTGCTGTTCGTTATGCAGGCACCTGTTTCAGGCTTTGCCCGCGCTTTGGCTGCTCTGGCTGAGAAAAAAGTTGCTGAAGAAGCTGCTTAA
- the rplA gene encoding 50S ribosomal protein L1 translates to MAKISKRLKTLQASVEANKLYAIDEAIALVKEAATAKFDESVDVSFNLGVDPRKSDQVIRGSVVLPKGTGKVTRVAVFAQGANAEAAKVAGADVVGFEDLAEEVKKGNLNFDVVIASPDAMRIVGQLGTILGPRGLMPNPKVGTVTPNVSEAVKNAKAGQVQYRTDKAGIVHATIGRASFAKADLRENFDALLDAIIKAKPAAAKGQYLRKVAVSSTMGLGVRVDTSSISS, encoded by the coding sequence ATGGCTAAAATTTCTAAACGTTTGAAAACATTGCAGGCCTCGGTGGAAGCTAACAAACTGTATGCGATTGATGAAGCAATTGCTTTGGTAAAAGAGGCGGCAACTGCAAAATTCGATGAGTCTGTTGATGTTTCGTTCAATTTGGGTGTGGATCCCCGTAAGTCGGATCAAGTTATCCGTGGCTCGGTTGTATTGCCTAAGGGTACTGGAAAGGTAACACGTGTTGCTGTGTTTGCCCAAGGTGCGAATGCCGAAGCAGCTAAAGTGGCTGGTGCGGATGTGGTGGGTTTCGAAGATTTGGCTGAGGAAGTGAAGAAAGGCAATCTAAATTTCGATGTGGTGATTGCCTCTCCTGATGCTATGCGTATTGTCGGCCAGTTGGGTACAATTTTAGGCCCGCGCGGTTTAATGCCGAACCCTAAAGTTGGCACGGTAACCCCGAATGTTTCCGAAGCGGTAAAAAATGCCAAAGCAGGCCAGGTGCAATATCGTACCGATAAGGCTGGTATTGTGCATGCTACTATTGGTCGAGCTTCTTTTGCTAAGGCTGATTTGCGAGAGAATTTCGATGCTTTGTTAGATGCTATCATAAAAGCCAAGCCTGCCGCCGCGAAGGGGCAATATTTGCGCAAAGTGGCTGTATCCAGCACTATGGGGCTGGGGGTGCGTGTTGATACTTCAAGCATAAGCAGTTAA
- the rplK gene encoding 50S ribosomal protein L11, which yields MAKKIIGYIKLQIPAGKANPSPPVGPALGQRGLNIMEFCKAFNAATQSMEPGLPIPVVITAFADKSFTFVMKTPPATILLKKAAGLQKGSSNPLTNKVGKVTRTQLEEIAKTKEPDLTAADLDAAVRTIAGSARSMGLDVEGV from the coding sequence GTGGCAAAGAAAATCATTGGCTACATCAAGCTGCAGATTCCTGCAGGCAAGGCAAATCCTTCTCCTCCCGTGGGGCCGGCTTTGGGTCAGCGGGGGTTGAATATCATGGAATTTTGTAAGGCATTTAATGCTGCTACTCAATCCATGGAGCCGGGCTTGCCGATTCCTGTGGTGATTACTGCATTTGCGGACAAATCATTCACTTTTGTAATGAAAACCCCGCCTGCTACCATTTTGCTGAAAAAAGCAGCCGGTTTGCAAAAAGGCAGCTCGAATCCGCTAACCAACAAAGTGGGTAAAGTAACCCGCACCCAGCTGGAAGAAATTGCAAAAACTAAAGAGCCTGATCTAACTGCAGCCGATTTGGATGCTGCGGTTCGTACGATTGCTGGCTCAGCCCGCTCTATGGGTTTGGATGTGGAGGGTGTGTGA
- the nusG gene encoding transcription termination/antitermination protein NusG yields MSKRWYVVQAYSGFEKNVQKTLKERIARENMSDCFGQILVPVEEVVDIKNGRKTISERKFFPGYVLIEMEMTDDSWHLVKSTPRVSGFIGGTANRPMPISQKEVDAILQQVQTGVEKPKPKVEFEVGQQVRVNDGPFADFNGIVEEVNYERNKLRVSVQIFGRETPVELEFNQVEKIQ; encoded by the coding sequence ATGTCTAAACGTTGGTATGTTGTGCAGGCTTATTCCGGTTTTGAAAAAAACGTGCAGAAAACTTTAAAAGAGCGTATTGCGCGTGAAAATATGAGTGATTGCTTTGGACAGATTTTGGTGCCTGTCGAAGAGGTGGTAGATATTAAAAATGGCCGAAAAACTATTAGTGAACGCAAGTTTTTTCCTGGTTATGTGTTGATTGAAATGGAGATGACCGATGATTCTTGGCATTTGGTAAAAAGCACTCCCAGGGTTTCTGGTTTTATCGGTGGAACCGCCAATCGCCCGATGCCGATTTCTCAAAAAGAAGTTGATGCAATTTTGCAACAGGTTCAGACAGGGGTTGAAAAACCTAAGCCTAAGGTCGAGTTTGAGGTCGGTCAGCAGGTGCGTGTGAACGACGGTCCGTTTGCCGACTTTAACGGGATTGTTGAAGAAGTCAATTATGAGCGCAATAAGCTGCGCGTTTCGGTACAGATTTTCGGTCGCGAAACGCCTGTTGAGCTTGAGTTTAATCAAGTGGAAAAAATTCAGTAA